The following are from one region of the Nicotiana tabacum cultivar K326 chromosome 3, ASM71507v2, whole genome shotgun sequence genome:
- the LOC107783708 gene encoding uncharacterized protein LOC107783708, which produces MSKAGTPDFFYREAQRLGYAARSAFKLLQMQKQYKLITPGSSVLDLGCAPGAWLQVACQSLGPLKNGGAVVGIDLKKVKVPPMHCDSRVQTVCADALNLPKNKLKALSPQQKGFGVILSDMCPLVSGISIRDAALSAELGMRALDLAVGGVSLLHSDDIVQGEGRSECSNSTPKNDGLLQPGGHLVIKLLESEDVKEFGQLCKPLFKKAAWLRPKATRSCSKEIYLICQGLL; this is translated from the coding sequence ATGAGCAAAGCAGGTACACCTGATTTTTTCTACAGGGAAGCTCAGCGCCTTGGTTATGCTGCTCGCTCTGCATTCAAGTTGCTTCAGATGCAGAAACAGTACAAATTGATAACCCCTGGTTCTTCTGTGCTTGATCTTGGATGTGCTCCTGGCGCATGGCTTCAGGTGGCATGTCAGAGCTTGGGCCCACTGAAAAATGGAGGTGCTGTTGTCGGAATTGATCTCAAGAAGGTAAAGGTTCCTCCTATGCACTGTGATTCAAGAGTACAAACTGTTTGTGCTGATGCTCTCAACCTTCCCAAGAACAAACTCAAGGCTCTTTCTCCTCAGCAAAAAGGATTTGGTGTCATACTGTCTGATATGTGCCCATTAGTTTCTGGAATCAGCATAAGAGATGCAGCTTTATCCGCTGAACTGGGTATGCGAGCTCTTGATTTGGCTGTTGGCGGGGTTTCCCTATTGCATTCAGATGATATCGTACAAGGGGAGGGACGATCAGAGTGCTCAAATTCAACCCCAAAGAATGATGGTTTACTGCAACCCGGGGGCCATCTTGTCATTAAGCTTTTAGAAAGTGAAGATGTGAAAGAATTTGGGCAGTTATGCAAACCACTCTTCAAAAAGGCAGCATGGTTGAGGCCAAAAGCAACTAGGTCATGTTCAAAGGAGATATATCTTATTTGTCAAGGATTGTTGTGA